A single region of the Egibacteraceae bacterium genome encodes:
- a CDS encoding MBL fold metallo-hydrolase — MFFRQFHLEALGHASYLVGDEATGQALLLDPRRDIDGYLDTARMQGLRISHALDSHGHNDYLSGLVEVSARTDAVILGSGEGRLGYDHRPVKDGETVELGAVAVRVLHTPGHTPEHLSLLVYDHQQGHEPALLLSGGALLVGDLARPDLLGGDEEAREAARSFCHTIQSKILPLPDHVEVWPTHVAGSLCGGNIGSRLSTTIGYERRTNAILAEVDGKEEFVRECIRLDNLPAVPPYWRRMRAQNLAGVALLGVLPEPPALMPAAFAEAAEAPDAVILDIRQPEAFGGGHIPEAINAGLGSSFPTWAGTALPGGARTLLVLDSPDQLPEVTWHLLRIGYPPPAGWLAGGMFAWRTAARNLARLPQVSVHELAGRLGDIGVLDVRQPAEWAAGHIEGAVFITGAELPARFDEVPEGPLAVICGSGYRSSVAASIIARTGRDVVNVLGGMSAWTTAHLPTIDPKENP, encoded by the coding sequence ATGTTCTTCCGCCAGTTCCACCTCGAAGCGCTCGGCCACGCCTCCTACCTGGTGGGTGACGAAGCAACCGGGCAGGCGCTCCTGCTCGACCCCCGCCGCGACATCGACGGCTACCTGGACACGGCCCGGATGCAAGGTCTGCGCATCTCCCATGCGCTGGACAGCCACGGGCACAACGACTACCTGTCGGGATTGGTCGAGGTGTCCGCACGCACCGATGCGGTGATCCTCGGGTCGGGCGAGGGCCGGCTGGGCTACGACCACCGCCCCGTGAAAGATGGCGAGACGGTCGAGCTCGGTGCTGTCGCCGTCCGTGTGCTGCACACTCCCGGCCATACGCCCGAGCACCTCAGCCTGCTCGTGTACGACCATCAGCAGGGCCATGAACCGGCGTTGCTGCTGTCGGGCGGCGCGCTCCTCGTGGGCGACCTGGCCCGGCCCGACCTGCTCGGCGGCGACGAGGAGGCACGCGAGGCCGCCCGGTCCTTCTGCCACACCATCCAGTCGAAGATCCTCCCGCTGCCCGACCACGTCGAGGTCTGGCCCACCCACGTGGCCGGCTCCTTGTGCGGTGGGAATATCGGCAGCCGCCTGTCGACCACCATCGGCTACGAGCGCCGCACGAATGCGATCCTGGCCGAGGTCGACGGCAAGGAGGAGTTCGTCCGCGAGTGCATCCGCCTGGACAACCTCCCCGCCGTCCCGCCGTACTGGCGGCGCATGCGCGCCCAGAACCTCGCAGGTGTCGCCCTGCTCGGCGTGTTGCCCGAACCGCCAGCGCTTATGCCGGCCGCTTTCGCGGAGGCGGCCGAAGCGCCCGACGCCGTGATCCTCGACATCCGCCAGCCCGAGGCGTTCGGTGGGGGACACATCCCCGAAGCGATCAACGCTGGGCTCGGCTCGTCGTTCCCGACTTGGGCCGGCACGGCCCTGCCTGGAGGGGCGCGCACCCTGCTCGTGCTCGACAGCCCGGACCAGCTGCCCGAGGTGACCTGGCACTTGCTGCGCATCGGCTATCCGCCTCCCGCGGGTTGGCTGGCCGGGGGGATGTTCGCCTGGCGAACTGCCGCAAGGAACCTCGCGCGACTCCCTCAGGTCAGTGTGCATGAGCTTGCGGGCCGGCTCGGCGACATCGGCGTCCTTGACGTGCGCCAGCCCGCCGAATGGGCTGCTGGCCACATCGAGGGGGCCGTCTTCATCACCGGGGCGGAGCTGCCCGCGCGATTTGACGAGGTTCCCGAGGGGCCGCTCGCCGTGATCTGCGGCAGCGGCTACCGCTCTTCGGTGGCGGCGAGCATCATCGCCCGCACCGGCCGTGACGTCGTCAACGTCCTCGGTGGCATGAGCGCCTGGACGACCGCCCACCTGCCCACCATCGACCCCAAGGAGAACCCGTGA
- a CDS encoding DUF302 domain-containing protein, with product MSYGNKIILDLPVDDAVEKVKAVFQTHGFGTLTEIDVQATLAEKLGEDMEAYTILGVCNPQLAHRALGVDRSIGLLLPCTVVVRGTAQGTVVEALDPQVMVTVPDRAELQPVADAAAERINAALADLSA from the coding sequence GTGAGCTACGGCAACAAGATCATCCTCGACCTGCCCGTCGACGACGCCGTCGAGAAGGTCAAGGCCGTGTTCCAGACACACGGCTTCGGCACCCTGACCGAGATCGACGTCCAGGCGACCCTGGCTGAAAAGCTGGGCGAGGACATGGAGGCCTACACCATCCTGGGCGTCTGCAACCCCCAGCTCGCCCACCGGGCACTCGGCGTCGACCGATCCATCGGTCTGCTGCTTCCGTGCACCGTCGTCGTGAGGGGCACCGCGCAGGGCACGGTCGTCGAGGCCCTCGATCCGCAGGTGATGGTCACCGTCCCCGACCGCGCGGAACTGCAGCCCGTGGCCGACGCCGCCGCGGAGCGCATCAACGCTGCCCTCGCCGATCTCTCCGCCTGA
- a CDS encoding rhodanese-like domain-containing protein, translating into MIGKRATRSMTPQALSEREGVDIIDVREADEWRAGHIAGSRHIPMGTIGNRLHELDGDRPIVAVCRSGQRSGQVTALLAKQGYDITNLDGGLRAWARGGLPLATAVGGQGRVI; encoded by the coding sequence GCGCGCGACGAGATCCATGACGCCGCAGGCGTTGAGCGAACGCGAAGGGGTGGACATCATCGACGTTCGGGAGGCCGACGAATGGCGTGCCGGCCACATCGCTGGTTCCCGCCACATCCCGATGGGCACGATCGGGAACCGCCTGCACGAGCTGGACGGGGACCGACCGATCGTGGCGGTCTGCCGCAGCGGCCAGCGCAGCGGTCAGGTCACGGCGCTGCTGGCCAAGCAGGGCTACGACATCACCAACCTCGACGGAGGTCTGCGGGCCTGGGCACGCGGCGGTCTGCCGCTGGCTACCGCGGTCGGGGGCCAGGGGCGGGTCATCTGA